A section of the Hippea sp. KM1 genome encodes:
- the gatA gene encoding Asp-tRNA(Asn)/Glu-tRNA(Gln) amidotransferase subunit GatA, which translates to MLYKKTLHELLELIDKGDIKAEEVYESVLKRIREKDETINAYVSVFEAFEENPRDGILKNLPIAIKDNMHIEGKKTTCSSKILSNFVAFFDATAVKKLKENGAVFIGKTNLDEFAMGSSTETSYFGTTKNPWDITRIPGGSSGGSAAAVACGEAIAALGSDTGGSIRQPASLCGVVGLKPTYGRVSRYGLVAFASSLDQIGPITRDVEDAAILMNIICGHDEHDSTSAFVDVPDFTQYLNQDIKGMKIGFYDKTLQDCDSDVQAAMDESIKILKNLGCQIESVDLPNARYAVSDYYIIAPAEASSNLARYDGVKYGFRASDYSDLKEMYLKSRSEGFGDEVKRRIMLGTYVLSSGYYDAYYLKAQKLRGLIKQDFDRAFERFDCIISPTTPTEAFRVGEKADKPLQMYLSDIFTIPANLTAIPAISIPNGLSNNGLPLGLQIMANAFREDVIFKVASAFEKEFNLRDRLPLD; encoded by the coding sequence ATGCTGTATAAAAAAACACTTCATGAACTGTTGGAGCTTATAGATAAAGGCGATATAAAAGCCGAAGAGGTGTATGAGTCTGTATTGAAAAGGATAAGGGAGAAGGATGAAACGATAAACGCCTATGTCAGCGTGTTTGAGGCGTTTGAGGAGAATCCCAGGGATGGAATCCTTAAGAATTTGCCCATTGCTATAAAGGACAATATGCACATCGAGGGCAAGAAGACGACCTGCTCCTCTAAGATTCTATCCAACTTTGTCGCCTTCTTTGATGCCACTGCGGTTAAGAAGCTAAAGGAGAACGGGGCTGTCTTTATAGGAAAGACCAATTTAGATGAGTTTGCTATGGGCTCATCCACAGAGACCTCATACTTTGGCACGACCAAGAACCCGTGGGATATTACGAGGATCCCCGGTGGCTCAAGTGGCGGTTCTGCTGCTGCTGTTGCCTGTGGTGAGGCTATAGCCGCTTTGGGGTCTGATACAGGGGGTTCTATAAGGCAGCCTGCATCGCTGTGTGGCGTTGTGGGGCTAAAGCCCACTTACGGCAGGGTTTCAAGGTATGGCCTTGTTGCGTTTGCATCGAGTCTGGATCAGATTGGTCCTATAACGAGGGATGTCGAGGATGCTGCTATCTTGATGAATATAATTTGCGGTCATGATGAGCACGATTCCACCTCGGCCTTTGTCGATGTGCCGGATTTTACCCAGTATTTGAATCAAGACATAAAGGGCATGAAGATAGGCTTTTACGATAAAACACTGCAGGATTGCGATAGCGATGTTCAGGCGGCGATGGATGAGAGTATAAAGATATTGAAGAATTTGGGTTGCCAGATAGAGAGCGTCGATTTGCCCAACGCCAGGTATGCCGTTTCGGATTATTACATCATAGCGCCAGCTGAGGCCTCAAGCAACCTGGCCAGATACGACGGCGTAAAGTATGGCTTCAGGGCTTCTGATTATAGCGATTTGAAGGAAATGTACCTAAAGAGCCGCTCTGAGGGCTTTGGTGATGAGGTTAAAAGGAGGATAATGCTTGGCACCTATGTGCTCTCAAGCGGTTATTACGATGCCTATTATCTGAAGGCGCAGAAGCTCAGGGGATTGATAAAGCAGGATTTTGACAGGGCGTTTGAGAGGTTTGACTGCATAATCTCGCCCACAACCCCGACAGAAGCGTTCAGGGTTGGCGAGAAGGCCGATAAGCCCCTGCAGATGTATCTGTCGGATATTTTTACGATACCTGCTAACCTGACGGCAATTCCCGCCATAAGCATACCCAATGGATTATCTAACAACGGTTTGCCTTTGGGGCTGCAGATAATGGCCAACGCCTTTAGAGAGGATGTGATATTCAAGGTTGCATCGGCGTTTGAGAAAGAGTTTAATTTAAGGGATAGGCTCCCTTTGGATTGA
- a CDS encoding glycosyltransferase family 2 protein, protein MSLGCAIITYNEESSLKKTLESVAFCDEIVVVDSGSSDNTLKIARQYTDKVYHQQWLGYGKQKNFAISKLSTDWVLSIDADEVVSGDLKKEILRVLKNPSADAYALNIQLVFMGKPLRFGGTYPDYHVRLFKKGRCRFDEAMVHEGVRCSAEKLKGVVYHYSYEDLEDYFNKFNRYTSLLSNVIRQKKPRIGGFYPFGRFAFELFRRFVLKGAFLDGYEGCVYALLSSFYVFVKYAKAKEPK, encoded by the coding sequence ATGTCTTTGGGTTGCGCCATCATAACCTATAACGAAGAAAGCAGCCTAAAGAAGACACTTGAGAGTGTTGCTTTTTGCGATGAGATTGTGGTGGTCGACTCAGGCAGCAGCGACAACACCCTAAAAATAGCCAGACAGTATACCGATAAGGTTTATCATCAACAGTGGTTGGGATACGGCAAACAGAAGAACTTTGCTATATCGAAGCTTTCAACAGATTGGGTATTGTCGATAGATGCCGATGAGGTTGTAAGCGGGGATTTAAAAAAAGAGATATTGAGGGTGTTAAAGAATCCATCTGCTGATGCCTATGCCTTAAATATTCAACTTGTCTTTATGGGTAAACCCTTGAGGTTTGGCGGGACATATCCAGATTACCATGTCAGGCTTTTTAAAAAGGGTAGGTGTCGATTTGATGAGGCGATGGTGCATGAGGGCGTTAGGTGTAGTGCAGAAAAACTAAAGGGTGTTGTGTACCATTACAGCTATGAGGATTTAGAGGATTACTTTAATAAGTTCAATAGGTACACCAGCCTGTTATCCAATGTTATAAGGCAAAAAAAGCCCCGTATAGGCGGATTTTATCCGTTTGGCAGGTTTGCTTTTGAGCTGTTTAGGAGATTTGTGTTAAAAGGGGCTTTTCTTGATGGTTATGAGGGGTGTGTGTATGCCCTTCTTTCTTCTTTCTATGTTTTTGTCAAATACGCAAAGGCAAAAGAGCCAAAGTGA
- the gatC gene encoding Asp-tRNA(Asn)/Glu-tRNA(Gln) amidotransferase subunit GatC, translated as MITKEEVRRIAKLSMLELEEADVEKFCTQFNEILDYMKEIDGLDLDNQEAVFHIGELKNVFREDEVGESMANETALQNAPDAADSAFRVPKVIER; from the coding sequence ATGATTACAAAGGAAGAGGTAAGGCGAATAGCAAAGCTCTCCATGTTGGAGTTGGAGGAGGCCGATGTTGAAAAGTTCTGCACACAATTCAATGAGATTCTCGATTACATGAAGGAGATCGACGGCCTGGATCTTGATAATCAAGAGGCGGTATTCCATATAGGCGAGCTTAAGAATGTTTTTAGGGAGGATGAGGTTGGAGAATCCATGGCCAATGAAACGGCCTTGCAAAACGCCCCGGATGCAGCCGATAGTGCCTTCAGGGTGCCAAAGGTGATAGAGAGGTAA
- a CDS encoding metal-sulfur cluster assembly factor gives MADRLTKKDVIDALYNVIDMEIGLDIVNLGFVYGIDIDEDNNVKVVMTLTTPGCPLIAPLQEDVVNRLKEIGANDVQVELVWDPPWNPSMMSEEARRRLLGE, from the coding sequence ATGGCGGATAGATTGACCAAGAAGGATGTGATTGATGCCCTATACAATGTTATCGATATGGAGATAGGGCTTGATATTGTGAATTTGGGCTTTGTTTACGGTATAGACATCGATGAGGACAACAATGTAAAGGTGGTTATGACACTTACAACGCCCGGTTGCCCCTTGATTGCCCCTTTGCAGGAGGATGTGGTCAACAGGCTTAAGGAGATTGGAGCCAACGATGTTCAGGTTGAGCTTGTCTGGGATCCACCCTGGAATCCATCGATGATGAGCGAGGAGGCAAGAAGGAGACTGCTCGGCGAATAG
- a CDS encoding polysaccharide deacetylase family protein: MVVFIFILLVVIFLVRYNFFRIPKKGILVLLYHRIDESPTNTSLDKFSISPEEFEKQIAYLRKRGFISITPSQIDRIKDEKLYLKNNYVLITFDDGYKDNLNAAKILNRYGMKGLFFISTALIGGYHENAKMMDESDLRELVRLGMVLGSHSHRHIKLSLISKDEVESEIRRSLSILSSYQPIEDFAYPFGDVSDDVIEVLRKLKIKRGYIIGQKIYQPDIQPIFKIPRAIVRKDTDKIDFYLIITRGRSKF; the protein is encoded by the coding sequence ATGGTTGTCTTTATCTTTATTCTTCTTGTTGTTATTTTCCTTGTCCGCTATAACTTTTTTAGGATACCCAAAAAAGGCATACTGGTTTTGCTCTATCACAGGATAGATGAAAGCCCCACCAACACCTCGCTGGATAAGTTTTCCATCTCACCTGAAGAATTCGAAAAACAGATAGCGTATCTAAGGAAGAGGGGTTTTATCTCTATAACACCCTCCCAGATAGACAGAATAAAGGATGAAAAATTATACTTAAAGAATAATTATGTTTTAATAACCTTTGATGATGGCTATAAGGATAACCTGAATGCGGCCAAAATACTGAATAGATACGGCATGAAGGGGTTGTTTTTTATCTCGACGGCCTTGATTGGCGGGTATCATGAGAATGCCAAGATGATGGATGAAAGCGACCTAAGGGAGCTTGTGCGTCTTGGTATGGTGCTTGGGTCTCACTCCCACAGGCACATAAAGCTTTCTTTAATTTCTAAGGATGAGGTAGAGAGTGAGATTAGAAGATCCCTTAGTATTTTGTCTTCTTATCAGCCTATTGAGGATTTTGCCTATCCGTTCGGCGATGTCAGTGACGATGTAATTGAGGTGTTGCGTAAGTTAAAAATTAAGAGGGGTTATATCATAGGCCAAAAGATATACCAGCCGGATATTCAACCTATATTTAAAATTCCCCGAGCCATAGTAAGAAAAGATACTGATAAAATAGATTTTTACTTAATAATTACACGAGGCCGGAGCAAATTTTAA